In Aspergillus chevalieri M1 DNA, chromosome 7, nearly complete sequence, the sequence GCGCCGTGACGACTCCACCGTGTCTCCGAATCTTCCCTACAATCTATACGGGTGTCGTACTACCCCCTGTGCTACTACGAAATGGAGCGAGAAGAGTTTTATTTCGCCTTCTGCTCTTCCCCCATTGACTACTTCCTTTCTTAACTTTATCCATACATACTAGCCATCATGGTTGTTATTACCGGTCTTCCGGATTATGACACTGAACGTCAATCCAGCGTGGCGCCTGGAATCCCTCCGTTCGCGGGTCGACTAGGAGGACAGCAGGAATATCCTGATCGCAATGATCCCCGCAATACAAAACTGCTCAAGGAAATCCCAGATGCAGCACCTCGCATGCATCTATCCGAGGTTTTTGACCTCCGGGGATTCGTCAGTTTGGATCTATGGAAGTTTGCTCTTTTAGAATGCGTTGGTAATTCTCCCACATCATACCCTACAGACAACACGCGACAAAACTAAAGGAAACAAGGAAGCATGATGTGCACCTTCATGACCGCCTGGGTAACAACCCACGCGCCCTCCAAAACCGAATCCCCCAAAACCGAAGCTGGCATCTACCACACCCTCACCTTCTTTTCCCCCCTCTTCGGAGGAATAACCAAcgtcctcctcatccccctcctcatctacaccttctccccctccagCGGCGGCCATATCAGCCCCACAATAACCCTCGCCACCTTCTTCGCGCGCATGATCTCCTTTCCACGCATGGTGCTGTATCTTGGCGGACAGACCTTCGGCGGCGCACTGGCTGGTTTCGCAATGCGCACTGCGTACGGGAGCCGCGAGTTTACGGTCGGCGGGTGCTATGTGGATACGGAATTGGTTCCTGTGAAGGATGCACTGGTGATTGAGTTTATGAGTTGTCTTGTGTTGGTTTATGTGGCGTTTGGGGTTGCGTTAGATCCGAGGCAGGCGAGTTTGTTTGGGCATGCGGCGTCGCCGTGGTTGGTGGGgttagtgttggggattgtTAGTTGGGGATCGGCGTTTACGAGGGAGGGGTATATTGGTGCTAGTATGCTGCCCTTGATTTTTTATTGGATTGAGTAGAATGCTAACTAGGCAGGTGTCAATCCGGCACGGTGTTTCGGGGTTTATGTTGCGTCGTCGTTTCCAGGTTATCATTGGATTCATTGGGTTGGTTCTTTCGACCAGTATTATGCTGGAATGTGCTAATTGATTGATAGGTCGGGCCACTCGCTGCTTCCATTGGTCATGGATTGATCTATTATCTCGATCCGCTCTGGGTTGATCCCAGACCGAAGAGTGCATAGTTGAACAGTTGAACAGTTGAACAGTTGTACATATAATCAGGAATACATGCATTCAGAAAACTGTCCTTACTTTCTCTTGACAAGCTTGAATGGCAAAGGAACCAGCTAAGAAAAAGACACTGGCCGTCTCAAACCGCCAGTCCTGTCTGCATCCCTTCAACCGAATAATTTCATCAAAATATAACACTTGCACTGCTACTTCCGCCGCATCAAGGTGGGCAAAGTTGATGGTGAAATGGCTTGTGCATGGTTGGTTGGGACATACTGGATCTCGAGGTATTGTATGTTGACGTTTCTGCGGCGCGGATATTGAATGTAGTAGATATGGTAAGAGGAACGAGGAACGGGTTGTCTTCCAACTAgccttttgcttttcttcaATAGTGTATCGATTCGCAGCTGGGCTGGTTCGCTGTTCATAGAGCTACCATTGACCAATTTGGAAAATTCCCTTTGACGAACGCTTTGAGCATATCCCCCAAATTGGCGTGGCCTGAGATAACCCCTGCAGAGATTCTGTAAAGAGGATGAGTAGAAAAAACATTGGGCTAAAAGCAGCATGCAACCGACAAATGTGTTATTGATACTCATCATGTAGAAACAGGATATAATATTGAGCTGCTAAGCCTAAGCTACATACACGAGACGATATCCAGAGTCGTATGGGTGGGATTGTCTATGACCCAGGAGTGCAGAATCCACAGAATATTGGTCAGGAATGCTCTAGGATTTTGATTTAGTTTGATGGGCAATATAGTAAGCTCCATATTCGGAGTTAGGGTTGGTACTATGCGCCGTGGGTACCTTAAAATGATGCTAAGCACTGTACTCTACTTGTTACCCAAATACAGGCGACACCCCGTTCTGCACATGGACAGGATAGTTGACGACGACTATAGAATTTGACACATATGATGTCTGCTATACTGCCTTTCAACGCCCCCATGGAGAGCTGTGCGTATCCCAGAGCGGCAGGCTGCGCGATCTCGGACGCCAAATACCCGACTATTACGACAGATTGAACGGTAGATGTTCTACCTGTAGAGGAGAGACTCCTCCCAATTCCGTGAATTCTCAGGCCGGTGGCGCACCGTGGTAATTACTGGTGAGTCATCTCGGCGTTAACAGGGAATATTCGCTTAGGGgtgcagaaaaaaaaaaaaagccggCAAATGGAATGAGGGGCTGTATGTTGTTTGCCATTATGTCGATAACATTCAATGGTATTGGCGGAATGCCTCCAATTTGTTTGTGCACTTGCATGTCTCCAATAGTTAGCCGCCCATAAGATCTAACAAAGAGCCCCCTCCCTCCCTCGATTCTATCATtcctactccgtacatacaTATCCAGCCGGAATAAACCAACCAAAGCGCATAATAATCCGCCTCAGCGAAACCGACTTCAACGCCTTCGACATGTACGAAGCAGTCCGAACCTATCTCGAGCACCACGGCCGCCTAGCTACAGAACTCGAAGGATACCGTCACTAGGTGCATGTGCGACCATCCAACGATCATATCCTGCAACCCGAACCCAAGATGTATTCCATAATTGATATTGAGATGGGTGAGTATGCCGGAGATTGGAGGGGACGTGTTGAGAAGGATTTCCCGTATGAGTCTTTCAATAAGCGGAAGGTAGAGGATGGGCGGATGTTAGTATAAATGTCCGGTTGGTTCGGATTGGATTTTCTAATGCAGTGCCTTTGTTTTTGTCTTTTAGGAGACTGTTTAGGTGGGAGAATGAGCTCTATTATGAGAATTCTCTTCGGAAGGCTCGCGAGTACACTGATGCCTCGTATTTTTGGGGGATGGATGAGCGGGAGAAAAGAATGCGTGATCAGGTGCTAGCTGAAAGGGGCTCACAGTCAGGGACATCTGAAGGCAAAGGCAGAAAAGCTGAGCGGCAATAATTTTTTGTCTGGGGTCTTTTTCGCTCATCCGGCAGATTAGCAGCATTTGTACAGATGTATGAtgtattctttttcttttgataTTATAAAATCATATTGCGTTCTTGAGCAGAAGGCCATGTTAGCGTCAGAGAGCAACACTACACTTTGCCCATTGGCTTAGAATACCGCGCCTATTGCTGTTGATATGGAGAGCTGAAATGGTGAGGGTTTCAATTCATGCTACAGCATTCTATACTATAATATGGCGCAAAATCAACCAGATCTTATAGGGTTTCCATCCTCAGGGTGGTTCATCCTGCATCTTCTACCATATCCGTTTGCTATAAATGTTATTGGGTCCAAGAATTATTTATATACTGGATTCCGAGTGTTCAGAGGGCGAGAAATGATTTGGACTGGATGTAAGTACGTCGTACACTATATTATCGCTGTCAACCTGAATCCAGACAATTCGGGATTATGGGAAGAGAAAATATCTTGAAAAAGGGTTTGAAAGCCACTTTGAACAATCACATATGGACAGTATTTATCTTTCTTGGATACTGCAACTGCGTGAAGAATGCGTTCTTCGTCAATAAACACATGGCATGgattattttctttttgcatTGGTCGGGTTATACAGGGAACATGCAGGGATCAGTTTTAATTGGCCGTACTGAGATTATATGCATTAGCCAACCCTGTTCAAACAGGGTTTTATATGACAGGATAAGCTTTAGGGACAAACAAGTTAATTTTATATATCGCTCATTGACATTTTGAGAGATCACGTAGCATGGTGTATACTATGTAGAGAGTACTATAACTAGTAGTAGAGGAAGGTCCAGACTGCTAGTGATTACGGCTTTGGGATACCCTTTTCTTCACTTGCCTGTCATGATCCATTTTGCTTCATGCCCTCTATTCACCCATCATCAGTCAGACAGGGTTAGAATAAACTGTACTTCTGATTGTTATTCACCACAGGTACTTACCACCACCCCCAGCTTATCAACCCTAACATTCACCAGCATAACCTTGGGCCATTTGACAACTTTATGTCTCCCCCGAGCCTTCAACACCTTCTAATTCAAATTCTGACTGATTTTGCTTGATCCCAGAGGATACTTCGTCAGTTATTGCAGGCTACAGTAAGCTTATCCCTACCCCTCCATCGCGCCAACAAAGACCAAGAAAACAAACAGCAAACATCAAATTCCCATCCTTACGCGAACCGCAAACCACAAGCATCGTCACCATATTATCTCCTAGATACCAACCCCAAAACCCCCAAAATGATCCGCACCAACCTCTCCATAGCTGCCGAAATCCTCCGCAGAGAAATCAAGCAAATGATCCCCGAAGCAGCCGGACCTCTGCCCACCATCCCTGAGAACCAGCGCCAACAGACgcatgtggatgtggatgtggatgaaGATACATATGGGAACAAAAATTACACAGGGAGCTTGCTCGAGATCAAGTGCACTCAATTGTCGAAGGCGATGGGGGTTGGTGAGAAGGTGACTTCATGTCTTGTTGCTTTTGGTAATAGGCGTGGGCTGACTGGGATAGGACTGGGGATATCGTGTGACGCATTTTCCGGGGAATACCACTATTAAAAATGACAGGAAAGAAATGTACTTGGTGCCTCTATCTAAAGGATTTATTCTGACTCCTGGGGGACTGCTATCTGAGGGAACCTATACTTATGTCACCCATGATATGGTCATTAGCGAAGGCACTGCTGTGTTTATTGTCTCTGAATAAGCATCTAGAAGGAAAGGATTGACCATGGGATAAACTGAAAAGCAATGTCCATTAATACTAAGCTATCATTGATACTTGATCCGGTACGCAAACTATATGTGGGTGACATGGGTGCCGGAAGTActatcttcttttctccacTCATCTTCTTCATACTATACATCGATCCATCTCACATGTAAGAACTTCATCTGCTTGGTATTAGATGTCCGCAGCACCAGCAACCCTGATAGCATGCAGTACAGTGCGAATGTGTCCGATGTCAACGTTTGTCTTCTCTTGAATGGCGAGGAGCGTGGTTATTCTGATCGCATTCTTCATATGGCGTCCGTTCATGGGGAGCTAGGAGAGGCGTCTGCATTCTTCGGTCGTCAAATCGATCCGGTACAGTGACCACGCAAACTGCTCCCAGATGTATCTTCTCCATGCCTTGTTTGCTTCCTCTATCGCTGCCAAATGCACATTATATTCAGCATGGTATGCGAGACGCAAAAATCGCAACGAGCTTCAGCTGAAAATGCCTTTGCTGAACTGCCTATCCAATTATACCTTGAAATCAATTTTGTTTGGCTGAGGAGCATTGTAAGCCCAAAACAAAGCTTTCTTCGGACCATCCTACATCTTCGGATTGGCGGTATATTAAGGAGCCCGACTGAAAGGAAAGTGTA encodes:
- a CDS encoding uncharacterized protein (COG:S;~EggNog:ENOG410Q1JS), producing MIRTNLSIAAEILRREIKQMIPEAAGPLPTIPENQRQQTHVDVDVDEDTYGNKNYTGSLLEIKCTQLSKAMGVGEKDWGYRVTHFPGNTTIKNDRKEMYLVPLSKGFILTPGGLLSEGTYTYVTHDMVISEGTAVFIVSE
- a CDS encoding aquaporin (COG:G;~EggNog:ENOG410PS5U;~InterPro:IPR023271,IPR034294,IPR000425;~PFAM:PF00230;~TransMembrane:7 (o73-94i115-136o142-160i167-189o209-229i236-256o288-307i);~go_component: GO:0016020 - membrane [Evidence IEA];~go_function: GO:0015267 - channel activity [Evidence IEA];~go_process: GO:0055085 - transmembrane transport [Evidence IEA]), which translates into the protein MVVITGLPDYDTERQSSVAPGIPPFAGRLGGQQEYPDRNDPRNTKLLKEIPDAAPRMHLSEVFDLRGFVSLDLWKFALLECVGSMMCTFMTAWVTTHAPSKTESPKTEAGIYHTLTFFSPLFGGITNVLLIPLLIYTFSPSSGGHISPTITLATFFARMISFPRMVLYLGGQTFGGALAGFAMRTAYGSREFTVGGCYVDTELVPVKDALVIEFMSCLVLVYVAFGVALDPRQASLFGHAASPWLVGLVLGIVSWGSAFTREGYIGASVNPARCFGVYVASSFPGYHWIHWVGPLAASIGHGLIYYLDPLWVDPRPKSA